A part of Pseudobacteroides sp. genomic DNA contains:
- a CDS encoding TlyA family RNA methyltransferase has product MEKERLDILLVKKGFFESREKARSTIMAGLVFVNKNKEDKPGSKFDIESQIEIKNNAVPYVSRGGLKLEKALKFFNVSLVGAKAIDIGASTGGFTDCMLKNGAIEVTAVDVGYGQLAWELRNDKRVINMERTNIRYVKPEEMGDLKNFASIDVSFISLKKVLPVVKTLLNPNGEVVCLIKPQFEAGREKVGKKGVVRDPKVHEEVIKSIAEFSSSLGFSIKGLSYSPIKGPEGNIEYLLYLSNLDGSDISLDEDISKIVAMAHTDL; this is encoded by the coding sequence TTTGAAAGTAGAGAAAAAGCACGAAGCACTATTATGGCAGGTCTTGTTTTTGTAAATAAAAATAAGGAAGATAAGCCAGGCTCAAAATTTGATATAGAGTCACAAATTGAAATAAAAAATAATGCTGTGCCTTATGTAAGCAGGGGAGGCCTTAAGCTTGAGAAAGCATTGAAATTTTTCAATGTCAGCCTTGTCGGTGCCAAAGCTATTGATATCGGTGCTTCTACCGGTGGATTTACAGACTGTATGCTAAAGAATGGAGCAATTGAAGTTACTGCTGTTGATGTAGGTTATGGGCAGCTTGCCTGGGAGCTTAGAAATGACAAAAGAGTAATAAATATGGAAAGAACCAATATCAGATATGTCAAACCTGAAGAAATGGGAGATCTCAAGAATTTTGCCTCAATTGACGTTTCCTTTATATCCCTCAAAAAAGTTTTGCCTGTGGTTAAAACACTTCTTAATCCTAATGGTGAAGTGGTGTGCCTTATAAAGCCCCAGTTCGAGGCAGGAAGAGAAAAGGTGGGGAAGAAGGGCGTGGTAAGAGACCCAAAGGTCCATGAAGAAGTTATAAAAAGTATTGCAGAGTTTTCTTCAAGTCTGGGATTTTCCATAAAAGGCTTGTCATACTCGCCCATAAAAGGCCCTGAAGGTAATATTGAATACCTCCTGTACCTGTCAAATTTGGATGGGAGTGATATTTCTTTAGATGAGGATATTTCCAAAATTGTTGCTATGGCCCATACCGATCTGTGA